The following nucleotide sequence is from Dunckerocampus dactyliophorus isolate RoL2022-P2 chromosome 7, RoL_Ddac_1.1, whole genome shotgun sequence.
AATAAGCAGAAACACTTACAAGAACTCTGGCGTAGACAGGAAGGAGCGTCCTCCAAGGTCCATGGGATATTTGAACATGAGAAAGAAGTAGAGGTGTCCCACCAGGTTCCCGATGAGCTCATTAACAAAGCTGCCAAAAGAGCAGAGGATCAGAACGGCCATGAAAGAATGACTTCAAATAAGTGCATGTTGTCAATAAAGGGAGGTTACTTACGAGCCTCCGATGATGAAGTTGAAGATCAAGATGACCCAAGGCAGATAATGTGCCTGGACAGAGAAGACACCACAGTTGTTACATGCTGGTAGCTTTAACAATACTTTTGTGATGTAAATTATGTAAACGGATGTTACCTTGAATCGTGTTCCAAACCAGAAGGAGACAATCATGTCTTTATTGAATTGAGCCCAGATGTACAGTACAGACATGATCAACGGGATCATCAGcagcttaaaaaaacagaacaacataAGCATCCAGTCAAACAACATTCATCTTCCGAGTGTCTTGTTTCTTTTCTGGTAACAAGGTCTTGTCTAGACATTTTAGTGACTTCCCAGAGTTCTGGTTGCCTGGCAACTGGTTAGCAAGCTGTCACTGAGGAGCCActcatgaaaacaaaaaggtgtTCATTTTTCAAATTCGCAATCAGGCTGTTTAAACTCTGACCTGCATGTCCATGAGCATCCCGGTTATCTACAGCTACAGTCAAGGTCATCAACCACAGCTGGAGAAGGTGGATGGACGCTTACAATCCTGTCACACCAGCTATAGAACATCATTTTCACTAACAAAAGACAATAAGCTCTAAGCTGCTGTGTCTTGAGACTTTGTTTTGAGATACTTGAACGGGAAAAAGGATACAACAATGCAGATCCAGTTGAATAAGAGCATGAAGATGTAGTCTGCAGGTCGCCCATCAAACGCTCCTTGAAAATCAAAGCGAAACAGGATGCATGACACACAACAACGTATAGATGTGTGTAACTTGGCAGAATGTAAGTCATCTCACCTGTCTCTAACCGAGAGGAGTAGTTGTAAAGGAAATACAGGTTGACCAAGAAGAGAAAGCCAGTATTTGGGTACACTGGGAAATACAGGGTGGCTGTCACTGGCCTCCACAGCTGAAATAAAGCAGAGGAGGcaaatctaataaaaaaattTTACCTTTGACGAGacacaattaaaaatataacaacagaTTATATCCGCTGGGGAGAACACAAGTCATGGGTCAATGCTAGAGGTGTAAATTAGTGTGTCCATTAAAGAAGAGTGTGTGTTAGCATATTTTAAAACTTTAGTGACGTTCACCGGATAAGTCGGAAGTATTATGAAACATATAGCGTGTCAAAACTACTTAGTCCAGTAGTTACATGGCAGAAGTTGTTTTTAATGTACCCGGAAGTGTTATACGACCCTACTACGTTGCACTCTCTGATTGGCTATCAAATTGCTAGGCCTGCTGAGTAGCCCAAGTTAGCCACCTGCTAGCTCACCgacattttttgtaaacacTAAATTACGTCTCCCAAAGTGAAGCAAAAACAACACTTACATGAAATCTATTTAACACCAAATCGGGTCTCAGTACGAGGTTCCTGGGGTCAACCAATCCTAGTTTCCCTACAAGGGGAACAGCAATGGAGGCAGCAAACCAGCCCCTGGTAATGAGGGGGATGCTTTTGAACCAGTCCCCGATGTCTGACATCTTCCCATATAATTATTTCCGAATATGAACCATAAACTACGAAACTAAATTATAAATTAAGTGGTATTCCCGAATATCGAACACCCTTGTAATCCTTCAATAAGTACCACTCCAAAAGTTTACATGACGTGGCTAATCACAAGAGGCTAGCTATTCTTGTCTGAAAGCGATTGTGATGACGGCAACCATATTCGGTTAagattttcaaaatatatgttGCAATACGTCCAACGaattacagtacaatacaatcaTATAAAGCAGAATTATATTCCATTGCGTTACATAACCATTAGATCCAAATGTAGGTATACATCATTCACTTCTAATTCTTGTATATTTGGCTTGGCACGATttcacttttattgtgaaggcatGATCATTACCAGAAGCGGATGTACATCTGATTAGTTCTGTTTGTTCtctaattgtgttattttattcacGCGTCTAAATCACGGAGGATTGAAAAAaggcatacaaataaaaatatatttagataaacTTAATACATTAACTATCGTGTCCGCATTTACGATGGGTGAGGAAAATGCTGCGTGATGGTCTCGTTCAACTACATCTCCCACGGTGCACCTCTCTGTTTCTATATGATGTACACGCTAGGCGACAGTAATCGctccaaaaacagaaaatacgTTCACTGTAAAAAAGGTATTTTCTTAACCAGGTGCACACATTTCTGAGTTGTTACTCACATTGTTCACTAGGAATATATACTTGTTACACAAAAGTGAACGGAAATGtaagttgttgggttttttttttccaaatttcgCGCGGTTTGCTGCGCCACTAACGAGATTAGCCgaatgacattttagcttgTAATGTTGCTCCAACTGGGGCTTCAGTTCTGACATATGAAATAAAACTTGTCTGTTAAAATGGAGGTGACTGATGTCGGAAACAAAGAAGAGGGCAAGCTCTGGTGTCGAAAACCAGCACCTGGGAAAGGGTAAGTTTGGATTTAAAGACATATAAATTGACACAAAAATAGAGAATTTTCACTGCTGTTTCGATTACAGCCCAGGAACTTTTACTGTCCAAATTAATTTAGCATTACAATTAAGATAAATGGTTAATAAGGATAGGCCAGATGGTTTACTTTAAGATGACTTGTAGTGCTTTGACACACCATACCTGTTCTTTTATCTCTTTTTAAAGTCAAAGTACATCAACACAAGTCTTGACATCACAAATGCATATAcgtggtgttattttttttttattgaacgtGGAAATTAAattcacatttacatttcaagCCATATTCCACTTCCACTTCCACTCCTTGCGAAGGTCCTGAACAGCAGGCCACATCTTAAGAACTTGACCACGATAGAGCAGccatgatttctttctttttgtatttactgtaacTAACGTGCTTTCCCTTCttgaatatgtttgttttttttccacacagcgTATTGTTGACGGTGGTCCGTAATGCTCATCAGACTAAGATACGTTTCCTCCATGCAGCCTTTGACACCACTGGAGAGTCCTTCCTGGCTGGcgatcaccatggcaacatctATGCCTTTGACATAAGTAGAAATAGGTGAATCAGTTAGTTTCCACatgaaaaattacaatttatggTAGCCATACTCTAACAACACAGTTTTTCTCCAAAGATATTTACGAGTCATTAATAGAAAGCAATAcagatactgtaaatattttatttatttttagatttcgTCTTGTGCAGAAGACGGGACAGGCCTGCACTGCTTTAGCATTCTGTCTCCGCAGGACCACAGAGTTCCTGGTGGCTCTTGTTGACAACACGGTCAAGTGTTTCGACAAAGGTATGTTAGGCACTTTGCACACCAGCATGtttatttttcctttatttgGAGGCTTTTGTCTGATATTTTTTACGGTGATGTGCAGCCAACAGAGTGATTCATGAGCTGTTGTGTCTTTTATTACTAGCCTCCATTTattgacattgtgggtttttttgcacagaCACAAAGCAGCTGATCAGTTGTATGCGGGGCCATGAGGGGGCTGTTTCATCCATCTCCATCCACAGCTCAGGCCGCTACGCCATCACCACTTCCTCGGACACCGCTCAGCTCTGGGATTTGGACACCTTCCAGAGGGAGAGAAAGCTCAACGTCCAACAGTCAGTTGGCATACAGAAGGTATGCAAAGTTATCCCGTACAAGAGTATTCAACCATAGTTCAATCTGGAAGTATTTTACATAGTGTTTTATGGGTTTGCCTCTATTGGGTACACCATCAATCAAGATGTGCTTGAAATGTTGACTTTCAGATGTAATTTTTAAgtggttttacaaaaataataataataatttaccaTTTAGGAATTACAGGTGTTTTACGTCTCACTTTACTTACATACACATGTTTTGAAATTTATTTATTGAGACACTACTCTACCTTGTGATAATAGATCCTCCGCCTGATCATCCATCCCAGTGTTGGtgatcagtgtttcccaaaaattcatttatttgtggcggcccaccacaaatacactcttgatcaaaattttaagaccagtagaAAATTttcaacaatttacattttgcacagttgcaTCTTAAggagaccagtccagagtgtaccccgcgtctcgcctgaagtcagctgggacaggctccagcattctCCCGCGACcgtaattaggataagcggcatagaaaatggatggatggaggctctaagtagagcttcaaaatgaaaagagaagaaaacaaccattaaagcgaaataggctgttcatcagcttatcaaaagtttaagaccacagcctttaaaagcccaaatcttggcaaaaaatgtggattgaatgtcattttctgtcaggtattcatttGCTCTGTCATGACCCTGCCTgtttccctgatctaaatccaactgagaacatttggggatggatggcaagggaagtttacaaaaatggacatcagttccagacagtgggttcctttcgtgaagccatcttcaccacctggagcaacgttcccactagcctcctggaaacactggcatcaagcatgcccaaagcaatttttaagAATAGCATAGCTACTCATtaatgagtccttttttgaacactttatatctattttagggggggccttaaaatgaaacaaaatgtttaattcttgcaatttttcaactagtcttaacattttgataagGAACGTAGATTTGGCACTACATTTTTCTTCTACTTCTACTTCTTTGCCCTCAATGACATTAGAATGGGACTGTTTGCGTAGCTTGTTGTTACActacgtacagtatatggcaatgaaactctgcttcttaccacacctcatacacacataccatacatacatacttggTCACGCATTatagagcagtggtcaccaacctttttgagcctaagatccctggtctcagcTGTGAACCTAGGCAAGATCTACTCCCCATCCCATTCTGATagaaaggttttgttttttgtaactgATGCATATTATTGGATGTTGCTGtcagcatttcagctttttgtcattgtgccttttgctctattggCATGTGCCGGGACCTCCGGGGAGGTGTGGGACTGAACTCAGGGTTTGGTGCATGCCTGGAGAGCAGCGAGGCATGCTGGCGtattcagtggtcaaaatgcatgtCTGTTGGCCACTCTCCGGGAGTaaagggcactgatgtgatagtGCATtgttttctcctaatatttttgcGACTGCAGTGGTGGTCTAGGACTATATACgtgatttaagcaaatttgctGGAGCACCTCATTCACACAGCGGCTCTGGTCAAAGAGCCAGACACAATGGAGCATTTGCTGGGCTTTCTTTAAACACACTTCAGATGTTCATTCTACTGGCTGATTTGACATTGTTATAATGTCTGATGTATTGTCTGGTATCTTTTATCACCAGCACAGACACACataaccatatacagtatgtgcatttcAACAGTAGCTGCCCGGATGGCTCGAATGTGCCATTGGTCCTAAGGACCCTTAGCTGACTTCCAAGGTGCCTGGTGTAAAAAACATGAAGTCCACCTTGACCAGTGCCTGCActaaatataaacatataatTAGGGATTTATTTTACAACAGCGATCGACCGggcaagtcccaaagattggTAGATTGCAATTAACGGGTTGGGGACCCCTTTTATAACGCATCTGCccatcaatatagtgagatattagatgtgcaatgtacattatgtacattatcttgaaaatcagtgcacacctacatggagcccaggaaacctgaatgtttttttaattacctgTGCATGTTATAAGGCGTATGCACGTGTGTCTGCACGAAATGAAACAACGCCCGTGAGTCAGTAGCTTCATGTTCTGTTATTAAATGAGGTTTAAAATCGTGAGATgatgttgcacatttcttacGACACGaaccaaaaagctctgtttttgtgtcatggtcagttatgcaaattagatgacgATGACATCATCACACACCCCTCCCTGGCAACCCAACGCCACAAATGGACATTATTAAGTGTCCTTTATCATTTTGTAATAGAAATACtggaaaatgacacattttaagcatttatacagtatacatttcaAAACGAATTGCCTCATAGTCAAATATGTAGCAGGATGCATTTTGAGCACCAGATTAAGTTGCCAAATATGGTTCTTTTGCCCTTTTAAGACCACACTAGGTGCCTTAAGTCCATGAAATGACTCCTGTGGCGGGTCTTGTTGCAGGTGTTCTTCCTCCCCCATAGGAACACCATCCTCAGCTGTTTCAATGACGACTCCATCTTTGCTTGGGAGAGTGGCACACTCGTGTGTAAATATCAGCTTCCAGTCCCCGACTGCGGACCCCGAATCTTTTACAAGACTTTTGCTGTGACAGGGTGGGTCTGTTAGTCCATAGCCACGCTGGCCAGTGTCTGTGTGTGGAATTTTCGCATGTTTGCAAAGTTCTCCTGAATGTGAGCAAACCCCTGTAAAAATAGCGGATTTGCTGTTGTAAAAAGGTAGATGAGACCATGATCAATCGTTTCAAAACTACTCAAATTAAACTAGAAAAATATTTGGAATGaatttggtgctttttggaaCTTTCGCAAGTAAGACAAGGGAAATGTTGCTAAGTTAAGATGTGCCGTGCTGATAGACTCAGGCACAAAGTCTgctgtacttaaaaaaacatttagggtGTGTACACTCATGCAAGCAGCTTGTTGTACATTTTCATCAAACAAGTTTCTTTTTCAATTGGATTATAGAGCTTATAGGTCAAATTATgtttaaagtaaaaatgatAGAGTATAGTGGTATTATTTGTTGTAAGGGGAAAAACAGGTATTTTGACTGTCTTCACTTGATTGTGAATGTTTCATGTTGACAGAGATGGTAAAACCCTGGCAGCCGGAGGGCGCTCAAACCTGCTGCACCTGTGGTGCCTGGAACCCAAAGAGCTGGTCAATGTGATCCAGATGCCAGCGCAGGTTCGGGCTGTCAGACAGTTGGAATTCCTTCCTGACAGCTTCGATGAAGGAGCCAGTCAGGTATACACTGTGCAGTGGGTCACTGCTCTCCTTTTacgtttgtttgtgttgtacGATGCCCAAAGCAGATGTTGTCATGACGACACTTCTGGACGTTATCTTCTCTTCCTGGTGTTTTCACAGACATTGGGTGTGTTGGGCCAAGACGGCGTGATGCACTTCATTAACATTCACACCTCCAAGCTGCTTTTTCACATCGGTTCGCACAGCAACGCCATCACCGGTGTGACCGTCAGCCCCACTGGTCGCCATGTGGTGGCCATCTTGGACAATGGCGGCATCAGCGTCTACAGCGTTCAGAGTCTCACGCAGGAATTAAACAAGGTATCATTCATTCAGCTACAGGCGTTGTAAAGTGAGCATGCTGTGTGTGAGATTGACGCTTGTTACAAACTTTCCTCCCCAGCCTCCTCTCCCACAGTTGGTCGTCATCCCAGGTGGTACAGCTAACCAGGAACCGTCAAACCTAAAGGCCAAGGTCCAATCAGAGGCAGGACAAAGACAAACTAAAAACAAGGGTCGGGCGAAACGAGTACAGATCCACACCCCCTCTGCTGGGTCGACAGTTGAGGATAAAGAGGTAGGAATACATACACACCTCGTAATCCATCAATCAGGTAATCTATCGGATTGGGTCAAGCATTTTGGCCTCAGTTCTCAGTTATTCTTCTGACTTTGTGGGAACGGTTGCTGTGTAAACAGTGTAAAAAGCAACATCCATTAAGGCACGATTGGATgactttggtgtggaagaacaaaCACCTATGTGATGAACGGAGATGCTGAATGAGCAGGGCCTCTCTCAGGTCCAACATcaatgacctctgacctcaggAATGTTCTTTTTGATGAATTGACAAAACTTCTCACACACTCCAACATCTTGTAGAAAAGTGTAAGCAGTTATGACAGCTAATCATggttgtatgtgtgttttttttcattgtttttcttcccaTATTTACATCCCTTAAGGTGTCGGTATTTTTGCATTATAGTAAcagtttttttcttataatatagAACCAACTCCCTGGTGGTCTGAACAAGAAGCGGCTGGTGGCTCTGCTTAAAACATTTGGAGAATATCCAGCAAAATACAGGTACAGCAGTTCTCTCCTTACTTAGTAGCTTCAGCTAAAAGGGACAGTGACTCAAATTGCGTGTTTCAGTTTGTGCTGTAGTTCTTACTATTTGTGATTCACGTGGGAGCAGAAAGTGGCATAGTGGTTCGCGCATctctgttggaacatctctgtgtggtttTTGTTCTCCCCGTTCTTGCATGGGTTTTTTCTGGGCATTCTGACTTCCtctcacagtccaaaaacatgcatgttaggttaattggagaataaattgtccataggtgtgaatgtgagcttCAATGGttgctttaagtctcgtcttgaaagccacttttattctctggttTTGAACTCGGCCTGATGTGttgtcctctgtgtcttttgttcttttctttttagttttaattgtttttatttatcttactttttatttttatttttacctacttcttgtatttattgcttttattgttttacttctcttttgaaatattttaatgtcttaaatgtctttatttttatttgattttattactttttactgtagtaatttgtacttttgcttcttattatttatggttttactagtctgtgcagcattttggaaacagtgtttataaaacgtGCTATATAAATATAGTGGATTGGATAGGATTGGGTAAATCAAGGGTGTACACTGCCTCTCGCCTgcagtcaactgggataggcttcagcctACCAGTGGcccaaatgaggacaagcggtataagaaaatggatgggctCACGTTGCTTATATATTGTTGTGGTTAGCGGGTAGAAAAGAATTCACAAAAAGTTGAGTGAATTGCAGAAGTTCTAACAAAGAGGGATCAACATGATCAATCTTGACTTTTTGCAcaaatgtgatttatttaacaataaaagtCTTGAAAATGTATGCATATGGTTGTTTTTCagcatacagtggtacctcaaccccggttttcgtaggattgccaaaaatatgttatGGTACGCCCAAACAGTGCACCGAACAAACTAGTCTGATTCTGCGGAATCAAGTGCCCGAACAAAGCATCCATGTAGTGGTggctcagtctctgtgaagaatggatagtagTTCTTTTCAAGTTGGGACACTATTGACAGATTCTGGACAATGAATTCCTGAATCATCTGTGTCTGcgcgcgtgtgtatgtgtgtgtggtttggtgttctgttcaagcgcactgtgtATTTAGGCGAGGCTTTcaaacagtcttttttttaaaaaggaatttAATTGAGTACGACAAAAGTcacaagtgccagaactttgataaagaagatgagaaacacttttgaacTGAAGAAAGAAGTCGCAGCAAAGTGCGAAGGTAGTTTCAGTTCCAATAGGATTGTCATGTAAAGGTTCCTTAggtaacacaggttgcagggggaaagGTTTATGAGCCGGGCTGTATTTAATGGTGATTGAacctgctgaagtttacaataaagttcaagtgagcaagtatacagctctacCCGTCCACTCCAGTTATGTTTGTAACGGACGGAATGAAACCTTCCGCCCCTCCCATTGATTTGTTTTCGGCCCTTGTGGCATGGATTAATGAttaaaaccaaggttccactgtatcataGAACTGTGATAATATTCTTCACAAGTGGCCAAAGCAACAAACTTGGATTCCCCGCCACAACTCTGGTATATGTCACTGTAGTGTGCCGTTTCTATCCAAACCTTGTAGGATGTTTGTGTGGCGATCCTTGTTATACCTGCCTGAGAACTATGCAGCATACAGCAGTCTGACTGATAAAGGCCTGCACTCAGCCTACCTCACCCTCCATGAGAAGTATCCCATCAAAAGCCAGAAGCTCCAGAGGGGGCTGCAGAGGTACGCACCCCTCCCTCCGCTTGACATTCCCTCAATTCCAACATTTCTAAAGTTCTTAATGCAACATTTATCATCCTGTTCTCTCCATCCACTAACAGGGTTTTGTCTGCATCAGCTCACTGGGCCGCCATCTTTGGAGAGGTAGAGTACCTTCCGCTGATAACCTTCCCATTTGTGAAGCTCTTCCAGAACAATCCCATGGTCTGCTTTGAGGTGGTGGCCACTGTTTTAGGTATATTTTCACCGTAAAAAGAATGCTTTCTGACATGCCAGTTATGAGCGGTGTTGACTAAGGTGTATGGTGTCACAGTGAACTGGTGTCAGCACTGGTTTGAGTTCTTCCCCAACCCTCCTCTGAACGTCCTGAGCATGGCGGAGAACATTCTAGCTCACCATGACAAGGAGCTGCTGCAGCACCTGGTGGATTGTGGCATCACGTCACAGGTAATGTTATATGATGACGCACCACCACTAGAATGTACAGGTGTTTACCTTCCAATGCACCGTGGCAGCTCTACTTGTGGCCCCTCTTGGAGACTTTATTCTCTGAGGTTTTGACACGTGACGAGTGGCTCAGACTCTTTGACAACGTCTTTTCGAACCATCCGTCCTTCTTGCTGATGGCGTGCGTGGCCTACCTGATGTGCTGCCGGGAGCCGCTCTTGCTGTGCTGCCAGAAACAGGACTTTGAGGTGACCGCGCCCGTTCCTCTTTCTCACACTCTCCTCTCGCAATgaaatcaatgaaaaaaaatgtctgtttccCACTCGTCAGTATTTTTTCCACCATCGGAACAACTTGAACACGGAAGACATGATTAAAGAGGCCTATCGGTTGATGAACAACACGCCGGATGACATTCATCCCAGGACGACGCTTTCTGACTTCACACCGCTCACCAAAGGCCAGTACCCCTTGTTCAACAAATACCCAGAGTTCATAGTGGAGTATCAGAACCGCGAGAAGGAAAAGATTCGACAAGAAGAGATGGAGTACCTCCAGGAGAGGTGACTTTGCAAATTATGTGTGAATCATTTTTTAGatgataaaaacaaagacaaggtGTAAAGGTGTGCGTGTGTCGTCTCATCTCATTAGGCAAGAGGTATCAATGCTGCGTGCAGATTTAATGCAACGCCAAGCGGAAGACGACGCCTATTTTGCACAACAGGTAGAACTTTCGAGTAGCCATGCTGCAACGATACAATCTTTCTTTTTTGACGCCCTAGCTTGGATGTGAACACAGGCGCTCCTGCAGAAGGCTGAAGAGCAGCGCAGAAACATTCTCGCACAAGAGGAGGCCAAACTAACACAACAGAGAAAAAAGTAGACGTTCCCAATATATAGTACATATTTTCAGACACGCTTGAAGTAGGAAACGTGATTTAAGGGTGACGGTTCTCTTGCAGGCTGACAGccatgaagagagagctaaagTTGAATGAGTTGCAGCTGCTGGATGCAAATAAAAAACGTCTCCTCAAACACCAGCAGGACCATCATGTCTCACAGATACAAAAACTGGACCAGGAAATCAGGAGAAAGGTGAGGAGGGTCTTTCCACTACCTCAGAAAAGGGAAAATCTGACGTAATTACGCCTTTCCATATTTTGAGGGACAGTGAGTTTTGTATGTATGGAATGAGTGCCTTCTGGCAGGAAATGTGCCAAATAGACTTTAGTTTACATTCTCAAttttgtggtggtccaaatttgTTTGTAGCCAGCCCTCCACAAAACACTGTAACAGTGAAGCTCTTCGTTTTGCCTGTCATTAGACTCAACAGTAACAAGTTGAATGCTTCATGTAGATGGATCTACGTGAGCAggaaacagcagcagcactccAGGATCTGGAAATGAAGCAGATGGAGCTGGAGATACAGCGCAGGCAGCTTCAGCAGGTGAGACCTGCTTTATTCTTGTCTTCCCTTTGCTTTTTCTTCGAGAATGTCTggtcatgtcaaaaaaaacattgtgcagGTAGCTAGAGTGGACCTCagtagagcacagacctccacacTACTTGTGTGGGTTTGCTCCGGGTAGTTTCCCCCCACGCCCCAaatggtgtaccccacctctcacctgaagtcagctgggataggccccagctcaCCCATGATGGTGTACAGCATAAGTAGTAGAAGGTGTCACAGAAAGACCTTCTATGTTGTGATATGACGCTCTTCTTCTTTCTGTTAGCAACTGTGCAAGGAGCAGTTTCGCATAGAACGGCAGGTTGAAGAAGAGGCGCAGCTGTTGATGAAGAGTGCAAAAAAAGAGGAGCAGCTGCAGGGTGCAGACGCAAACAAGAAGGTGAGATAAGAAAATAATAGGGGGGAAAGGCCAGACTGGCATATGCTAGCATTGTGATATTTATTTACAAGATGTACAAGAAACACGTCACAGACGTTCCAGCTCGGCTATGGCTTGAGCTTTCCCGCTGGTGCTGGTTAACTTTGTACCGGCACAGGCGCTAGGAGGCTTCCTGGCGGAGGCGTGCCAGCCGGGCTCCGACTCCAGCTGGCAGCGAGACGTGGCCAAGGGCCCGCCGCACCTCGACTGGCTGCAGAGGAAAAGAGAGAGGTTGGCCGTGTTTGACAGGCGAGCGCTGGCAGAAGGGGACCGTCTCACGGACACCTGGAGAGATACGGCTGGAAGGGAGGTGAGAAAAACGTGCAGCGAAAATGCTCTTGTTGAACGCTGAAGATTTCCTCAGAAACATGTGACCTCTGTGTGAATTGCAGTGGGATGAAGTTGTGAATGACAGAGCACACTTAATGGAGCAGCAACAGTCCCggcctgcaacacacacaagtattaccacacacacacacacacacaaggaagtTTGTGGTGTGATCTTGAACAATgtcctgtttgtgtgtctgaTGACCAGA
It contains:
- the tbc1d31 gene encoding TBC1 domain family member 31 isoform X2 gives rise to the protein MEVTDVGNKEEGKLWCRKPAPGKGVLLTVVRNAHQTKIRFLHAAFDTTGESFLAGDHHGNIYAFDISRNRTTEFLVALVDNTVKCFDKDTKQLISCMRGHEGAVSSISIHSSGRYAITTSSDTAQLWDLDTFQRERKLNVQQSVGIQKVFFLPHRNTILSCFNDDSIFAWESGTLVCKYQLPVPDCGPRIFYKTFAVTGDGKTLAAGGRSNLLHLWCLEPKELVNVIQMPAQVRAVRQLEFLPDSFDEGASQTLGVLGQDGVMHFINIHTSKLLFHIGSHSNAITGVTVSPTGRHVVAILDNGGISVYSVQSLTQELNKPPLPQLVVIPGGTANQEPSNLKAKVQSEAGQRQTKNKGRAKRVQIHTPSAGSTVEDKENQLPGGLNKKRLVALLKTFGEYPAKYRMFVWRSLLYLPENYAAYSSLTDKGLHSAYLTLHEKYPIKSQKLQRGLQRVLSASAHWAAIFGEVEYLPLITFPFVKLFQNNPMVCFEVVATVLVNWCQHWFEFFPNPPLNVLSMAENILAHHDKELLQHLVDCGITSQLYLWPLLETLFSEVLTRDEWLRLFDNVFSNHPSFLLMACVAYLMCCREPLLLCCQKQDFEYFFHHRNNLNTEDMIKEAYRLMNNTPDDIHPRTTLSDFTPLTKGQYPLFNKYPEFIVEYQNREKEKIRQEEMEYLQERQEVSMLRADLMQRQAEDDAYFAQQALLQKAEEQRRNILAQEEAKLTQQRKKLTAMKRELKLNELQLLDANKKRLLKHQQDHHVSQIQKLDQEIRRKMDLREQETAAALQDLEMKQMELEIQRRQLQQQLCKEQFRIERQVEEEAQLLMKSAKKEEQLQGADANKKALGGFLAEACQPGSDSSWQRDVAKGPPHLDWLQRKRERLAVFDRRALAEGDRLTDTWRDTAGREWDEVVNDRAHLMEQQQSRPATHTTRGVIYRPSFTTSRTETADAKPANSGATPKQAGSNTVCLNASSPAASTSTIFSLDRGRAHLDSKERQLIKDIRDLRQRLVTRAKEGSVA
- the tbc1d31 gene encoding TBC1 domain family member 31 isoform X4; protein product: MEVTDVGNKEEGKLWCRKPAPGKGVLLTVVRNAHQTKIRFLHAAFDTTGESFLAGDHHGNIYAFDISRNRFRLVQKTGQACTALAFCLRRTTEFLVALVDNTVKCFDKDTKQLISCMRGHEGAVSSISIHSSGRYAITTSSDTAQLWDLDTFQRERKLNVQQSVGIQKVFFLPHRNTILSCFNDDSIFAWESGTLVCKYQLPVPDCGPRIFYKTFAVTGDGKTLAAGGRSNLLHLWCLEPKELVNVIQMPAQVRAVRQLEFLPDSFDEGASQTLGVLGQDGVMHFINIHTSKLLFHIGSHSNAITGVTVSPTGRHVVAILDNGGISVYSVQSLTQELNKPPLPQLVVIPGGTANQEPSNLKAKVQSEAGQRQTKNKGRAKRVQIHTPSAGSTVEDKENQLPGGLNKKRLVALLKTFGEYPAKYRMFVWRSLLYLPENYAAYSSLTDKGLHSAYLTLHEKYPIKSQKLQRGLQRVLSASAHWAAIFGEVEYLPLITFPFVKLFQNNPMVCFEVVATVLVNWCQHWFEFFPNPPLNVLSMAENILAHHDKELLQHLVDCGITSQLYLWPLLETLFSEVLTRDEWLRLFDNVFSNHPSFLLMACVAYLMCCREPLLLCCQKQDFEYFFHHRNNLNTEDMIKEAYRLMNNTPDDIHPRTTLSDFTPLTKGQYPLFNKYPEFIVEYQNREKEKIRQEEMEYLQERQEVSMLRADLMQRQAEDDAYFAQQALLQKAEEQRRNILAQEEAKLTQQRKKLTAMKRELKLNELQLLDANKKRLLKHQQDHHVSQIQKLDQEIRRKMDLREQETAAALQDLEMKQMELEIQRRQLQQQLCKEQFRIERQVEEEAQLLMKSAKKEEQLQGADANKKMYKKHVTDVPARLWLELSRWCWLTLYRHRR